The Acidobacteriota bacterium genome includes the window GGACGTTCGGTGATCTGTTCGGTCGTCCCCAGCTCCACGATCTTGCCCGCGTGCATCACCGCGATACGGGTGGAGAGGTAGCGCACCACCGGCATGGAGTGCGAGATAAAGAGATAAGTGAGCCCAAAGTCGCGCTGCAGGTCGCGCAAGAGATTCACGATCTGCGCGCCGACGGAGACGTCGAGCGCCGACACGGGCTCGTCGCACACGATGAACTTCGGCCTCAACGCGAGCGCGCGCGCGATCACGATGCGCTGGCGCTGTCCGCCGGAGAACTCATGCGGATAGCGCTCGAGCGCCGATTCCTCGAGGTCAACCGCGCGCATCAGCTCGCGGGCGGCGGCGCGGCGCGATGCGCGCGTGTCTTCTTTATGAAGGTCTGCGTTATGAAGGTCTGCGCCATGAATGACCAGCGGCTCCGTGACGATCTC containing:
- a CDS encoding ATP-binding cassette domain-containing protein, whose product is MTLLEVRDLVKVYPASDSVFAAVPTRRTRAAGKNNDEVRAVAGVSFDIAAGETLGLVGESGCGKTTLGRALLRLIEPTSGSVRFEDKDVLAVSGSELRRLRRDMQIVFQDPFGSLDPRMRVEEIVTEPLVIHGADLHNADLHKEDTRASRRAAARELMRAVDLEESALERYPHEFSGGQRQRIVIARALALRPKFIVCDEPVSALDVSVGAQIVNLLRDLQRDFGLTYLFISHSMPVVRYLSTRIAVMHAGKIVELGTTEQITERPQHEYTKALLAATPEVSG